The Balnearium lithotrophicum genome has a window encoding:
- the glyA gene encoding serine hydroxymethyltransferase — MENLKRVDPEIFDALKCEYKRQNEHLELIASENFTSPAVMEAQGSVLTNKYAEGYPGKRYYGGCECVDIAEELAIKRCKELFGADHVNVQPHSGSQANQAVYLAVLKPGDTILSMSLSHGGHLSHGSPVNMTGKYFNVVQYGVRRDTETIDFDQVYNLAKEHKPKLIICGASAYPRVIDFDKFREIADEVGALLMADIAHIAGLVATGLHPSPIEACHFVTTTTHKTLRGPRGGVVMCKEEFAKDIDKAVFPGLQGGPLMHVIAAKAVAFKEALSSEFTEYQEQVVKNAKVMAEELKRLGFRLVSGGTDNHLMLVDLTDKGITGKEAEAALGRANITVNKNTIPFDTRSPFVTSGIRIGTPAITTRGIKEDEARRIAQLIADVLNNIEDEGVIDRVRSEVLEICGKHPLYPELKKHYS; from the coding sequence ATGGAAAATCTCAAAAGAGTAGACCCTGAAATATTTGATGCCCTAAAGTGTGAGTATAAAAGGCAGAACGAGCACTTGGAACTCATAGCCTCAGAAAACTTTACATCTCCTGCTGTAATGGAGGCTCAGGGTTCCGTCCTAACAAACAAGTACGCCGAAGGTTATCCTGGAAAGAGATACTACGGTGGATGTGAGTGTGTTGATATTGCAGAGGAGCTCGCAATAAAGAGGTGTAAGGAGCTCTTTGGTGCAGACCACGTTAACGTTCAGCCCCACTCTGGTTCTCAGGCAAACCAGGCTGTTTATTTGGCAGTTTTAAAGCCGGGAGATACTATCCTTTCAATGAGTCTCTCCCACGGCGGACACCTCTCACACGGTTCTCCTGTAAATATGACCGGTAAGTACTTTAACGTTGTCCAGTACGGAGTTAGAAGGGATACGGAAACTATCGATTTTGACCAGGTCTACAATTTGGCAAAGGAGCATAAACCTAAGCTCATAATATGTGGAGCCTCTGCCTATCCAAGGGTTATAGACTTTGATAAGTTCAGGGAAATAGCAGATGAGGTTGGAGCTCTCCTCATGGCAGATATTGCCCACATAGCAGGGCTCGTTGCTACTGGCCTCCATCCATCCCCGATTGAGGCCTGCCACTTTGTAACAACAACAACCCACAAAACCTTAAGGGGACCCCGTGGTGGTGTCGTAATGTGCAAGGAGGAGTTTGCCAAGGATATAGACAAGGCCGTCTTTCCAGGTCTTCAGGGTGGTCCCTTGATGCACGTAATTGCTGCAAAGGCTGTTGCCTTTAAGGAGGCTTTGTCGTCAGAGTTTACCGAGTATCAGGAGCAGGTAGTAAAGAATGCTAAAGTAATGGCGGAGGAGCTGAAACGCCTTGGGTTTAGGCTTGTTTCAGGTGGAACAGATAACCACCTAATGTTGGTTGACTTAACGGACAAGGGAATAACCGGAAAGGAGGCAGAGGCTGCCTTAGGAAGGGCAAACATCACAGTTAACAAAAATACAATTCCATTTGACACGAGAAGTCCCTTTGTAACAAGTGGAATAAGGATAGGAACCCCTGCAATAACAACGAGGGGAATCAAGGAGGACGAGGCAAGGAGAATCGCTCAGCTCATTGCTGATGTCCTAAACAACATTGAAGATGAAGGAGTAATAGATAGAGTAAGGTCTGAAGTTCTTGAAATCTGCGGAAAACACCCCCTCTATCCTGAACTTAAAAAACACTACTCCTAA
- the rpiB gene encoding ribose 5-phosphate isomerase B, which produces MKVALACDHGGFRLKEVIKGYLEELGVEYVDYGTYSEESVDYPDFAYKAAKGIINGEADRGIFICGTGIGISISANKVKGIRAALCYNIYAAEMSRRHNNSNVLCLGGRVLGDELAKAIVKVWLETPFDGGRHERRIRKISEIENKECGG; this is translated from the coding sequence GGAGGCTTTAGACTGAAAGAGGTCATAAAAGGTTACTTGGAGGAGCTTGGAGTAGAGTACGTCGATTACGGAACTTATTCAGAGGAGAGCGTAGACTATCCAGACTTTGCCTACAAAGCAGCAAAGGGAATTATTAACGGGGAAGCCGATAGGGGAATCTTTATATGTGGAACGGGAATAGGAATATCTATATCGGCTAATAAGGTTAAAGGAATAAGGGCAGCATTGTGCTACAACATCTATGCTGCTGAAATGAGCAGAAGACACAACAACTCTAACGTCCTCTGTTTAGGGGGAAGGGTTTTGGGTGATGAACTTGCAAAGGCGATTGTAAAAGTATGGTTGGAGACACCATTTGACGGCGGAAGACACGAGAGAAGGATAAGGAAAATCTCAGAGATAGAGAACAAAGAGTGTGGAGGATAG